In the Paramormyrops kingsleyae isolate MSU_618 chromosome 6, PKINGS_0.4, whole genome shotgun sequence genome, one interval contains:
- the plxnb3 gene encoding plexin-B3 → MPAAAVLLLLLAIRWWPLVLLLLPPSLTSTLTQAPRSSPGNVASAFSRGASSPVHVSLNGTPLTHLLLDSASGHVYVGGVNALYHLSPNLQIISSGRTGPKLDSSDCLPPIDPRECTQARETDNTNKILLLEEEEQEKCLIVCGTILQGTCEKRSLGDVSQVLYHTDNPVDSQYVAANEPRVSTVGVVVKLKGSSLMLVGRGYTSKGPGGIPPITTRRLGPSSHQLAPTFSHEELGKLVVGSYSEYNNHFVTALQHHDYVYFLFSRRDVWTNREYRTYVSRLCAGDPNFYSYVEVPLACADGYNLAQAASLGIHGGSWSLFVAMATGQASMPTPTSRSALCVYDMEGLDRAMRRAQQLCYTKEGRDELGLEGAYIGYEVSSQCLRLAEDSLQKYPCGGEHTPSPIASAVPLSANASLTSSTLLTAVTAATEADHTIVLLGDKKGRLSKVFLHQNGSGDLYETVLVDKDSPINPDLLLDTAGQSVYVLTESKVTRLPVSLCSRYLECDSCLSARDPYCGWCVLEGRCSRQMECSRHKRPNHWLWSYHQGSKCVSVESVHPHVHSREEQVNVSLSVAQLPSLSEEESLSCSFGNIHIQPAVVMATRIMCQSPLPKLLPPSPAGSDHVSLQVSLMFGEVTIAYTIIIFYDCRAIGALNTTSPCMACVGSRWPCHWCALDQLCSHTMHCTQQHVIHSTLAQHLEPRGPDACPHVWELRSPPLIPVRLDVQLVLLARNLGLFAAGEEYTCVVDIEGKAVALAATLQEGEDAQSHVITCTAHQFQYWVRQMEYSAPVYLRRGSAQRIDSTPNLRLRLYDCSVGQADCSQCLAVPVRYGCVWCGGDTPWCAYRGSCPGGPEMTCPPPIIKEIQPHTGPLEGGILVTIWGSNLGQRFQDIRDRVTVAGVNCLPQPQAYVISTRIVCELQPSQQETEGPVMVSVGHSEPGSSEQIFTYQDPKLHGIFPNKGPVSGGTTLTVQGSQLLTGQRGDLAAYVGLHPCYIVEEVNDTQVVCRTNPVNLTAELEVRLLFGKAERILRDPPFGYMADPVLTDATPVESFYGGGRVIRVKGKNLDVVQKPFMSVGVEPGDDWSAQRRQFSLLTARAYRDASGSVSKIREACTDVSPDQMTCFTPPIPRGLRVTGVWFELDNVKVEFASIVGKPFKYHPDPVLRRLNHDTPEQLYHFKPGGVIAVEGEGLTLAMTREEVVAWVGLGKCDIKTLDSTHLYCEPPENQPDSLDSSDGSPSLRVVMGKLEFELGMVHYDSGDVVPMPMAAQVGLAAGAAVVVLVVLVIIFVYRRKSKQALRDYKKVLVQLETLEINVGDQCRKEFTDLMTEMMDLSSDVGGLGIPFLDYRTYAERIFFPGQRGAPLSQNLDLPETRRLTVEQGLGQLNNLLNNRVFLIRFIHTLEAQQNFSQRDRGYVASLLTMALHDKLEYFTDVMKTLLSDLVEQYVAKNPKLMLRRTETVVEKMLTNWMSICLYSFLKEVAGESLYMLYRAIKYQVDKGPVDAVTGKAKRTLNDSHLLREDIDYCSMTLTVLVKNGAEVQPCPVKVLDADTITQVKDKILDQIYKGVPFSQRPSADSLDLEWRSGQAGHLTLSDDDVTAVVQGRWKRQNTLQHYKVPDGATVALIPRTQNSGIMGVNQVYQTGEKAPMPEGEEEEGLRLWHLVKSSEDPEIPKHRKSSMRERERAKAIPEIYLTRLLSMKGTLQKFVDDVFVAILSTKRSPPIAVRFFFDFLDDMAEKHGIEDPETVHIWKTNSLPLRFWVNILKNPQFIFDVQVTDSVDAVLSVIAQTFIDSCTTSEHKVGRDSPVNKLLYAREIPRYKQLVERYYSDIHNAASGCYQEMNSTLTELSGSFASEMNGLLALHELYKYINKYYDQIIMSLEEDPAGQKMQLAYRLQQVAALVENKVTDL, encoded by the exons ATGCCAGCTGCTGCTgtcctgctgctcctcctcgCCATCCGGTGGTGGCCCCTtgtactgctgctgctgccgccctCTCTCACTTCCACCTTGACTCAGGCCCCCAGGTCGTCCCCAGGCAACGTCGCCTCTGCCTTCAGTCGTGGCGCCTCCAGCCCCGTCCATGTTTCACTCAATGGCACCCCACTCACTCACCTCCTCCTGGATTCTGCTTCCGGACACGTCTATGTGGGGGGGGTGAATGCCCTGTACCACCTCTCACCAAACCTTCAGATCATCTCCTCTGGTCGCACTGGACCCAAGCTGGACAGTTCTGATTGCTTGCCCCCTATCGACCCCCGCGAATGCACCCAGGCTCGGGAGACGGACAACACCAATAAGATTCTGCTgctggaggaagaggagcaggagAAGTGCCTGATCGTATGTGGGACCATCCTGCAGGGCACCTGTGAGAAGAGGAGCCTGGGGGACGTGTCACAGGTGCTCTACCATACGGACAATCCCGTGGACTCCCAGTATGTGGCTGCCAACGAGCCCCGGGTGTCCACAGTGGGCGTGGTGGTGAAGCTGAAGGGCTCCTCGCTGATGCTGGTCGGCCGGGGGTACACCAGCAAAGGTCCTGGGGGCATACCGCCCATCACCACCCGCCGGCTGGGGCCCAGCTCACATCAGCTGGCTCCCACCTTCTCGCACGAGGAGCTGGGTAAGCTAGTGGTGGGCAGCTACTCTGAATACAACAACCACTTTGTGACGGCGCTGCAGCACCACGACTATGTCTACTTCCTGTTCTCCCGGAGGGACGTCTGGACGAACCGGGAGTACCGCACCTACGTGTCACGTCTCTGCGCCGGCGACCCCAACTTTTACTCCTACGTGGAGGTGCCCTTGGCCTGCGCTGATGGGTACAACTTGGCGCAGGCGGCCTCCCTGGGCATCCATGGCGGTTCCTGGAGCCTCTTCGTGGCCATGGCCACGGGCCAGGCATCCATGCCCACGCCCACCTCGCGCTCCGCCCTCTGCGTGTACGACATGGAGGGGCTGGACCGTGCCATGCGGCGTGCCCAGCAGCTCTGCTACACCAAGGAGGGCCGCGACGAGCTGGGCCTGGAGGGGGCCTACATTGGGTACGAGGTTTCCTCGCAGTGCCTGCGTCTGGCCGAG GATTCCCTGCAGAAGTACCCATGCGGCGGGGAGCACACCCCCAGCCCCATCGCCAGCGCCGTGCCCCTCTCAGCCAACGCCTCCCTCACCTCCAGCACCCTGCTGACGGCCGTCACGGCTGCCACTGAGGCCGACCACACCATAGTGCTACTGGGGGACAAGAAGGGGAGACTGAGTAAG GTGTTTCTGCACCAGAACGGTTCTGGTGATCTGTACGAGACTGTGCTCGTGGACAAGGACAGCCCCATAAACCCAGACCTGCTTCTCGACACGGCGGGCCAGAGCGTCTACGTCCTGACAGAGAGCAAG GTGACCAGGCTCCCGGTGTCCCTCTGCAGCCGTTACTTAGAGTGCGACTCCTGCCTTTCCGCTCGGGACCCCTACTGCGGCTGGTGTGTACTGGAGGGCAG ATGCTCCCGCCAGATGGAGTGCTCTCGTCACAAGCGGCCCAACCACTGGCTCTGGAGCTACCACCAGGGCAGCAAGTGCGTCTCTGTGGAGAGCGTCCATCCGCACGTGCACAGCCGGGAGGAGCAAGTCAAC GTTTCCCTGAGCGTAGCACAGCTGCCCTCTTTATCAGAGGAGGAGTCTCTCTCTTGCTCGTTTGGTAACATCCATATTCAGCCCGCTGTTGTCATGGCGACCAGAATCATGTGTCAGTCACCCCTGCCTAAGCTCCTCCCTCCCAGCCCAGCTGGTAGTG atcACGTGTCTCTTCAGGTCTCCTTGATGTTTGGGGAGGTGACCATCGCCTACACCATCATCATCTTCTACGACTGCAGAGCCATTGGGGCACTCAACACCACATCCCC CTGCATGGCCTGCGTGGGCAGCAGGTGGCCGTGTCACTGGTGTGCCCTGGACCAGCTGTGCAGTCACACCATGCACTGCACCCAACAGCACGTCATCCACAGCACGCTG GCCCAGCATCTGGAGCCCCGCGGCCCGGACGCCTGTCCTCACGTGTGGGAGCTGAGGAGCCCCCCGCTGATCCCCGTCAGGCTGGACGTGCAGCTGGTTCTCCTGGCAAGGAACCTGGGCCTTTTTGCG GCCGGCGAGGAGTACACGTGCGTGGTGGATATCGAGGGCAAGGCCGTGGCCCTGGCTGCCACTTTGCAGGAAGGGGAGGACGCACAGAGCCACGTTATCACCTGCACTGCTCACCAG TTCCAGTACTGGGTGCGGCAGATGGAGTACTCCGCCCCCGTGTACCTGCGGCGGGGCTCCGCCCAGCGCATTGACTCCACCCCCAACCTGCGCC TGCGGCTGTACGACTGCTCGGTGGGCCAGGCCGACTGCAGCCAGTGCTTGGCCGTGCCCGTGCGTTACGGCTGCGTGTGGTGCGGAGGGGACACGCCCTGGTGCGCATACCGCGGTTCCTGCCCCGGCGGCCCGGAGATGACCTGCCCCCCACCCATTATTAAGGAG ATCCAACCTCATACTGGCCCCTTGGAGGGGGGTATCCTGGTTACTATATGGGGGTCTAACCTGGGCCAGCGCTTTCAGGACATCCGGGACAGGGTGACTGTGGCTGGCGTGAACTGTCTCCCGCAGCCTCAGGCCTACGTTATATCAACCAG gatTGTGTGTGAACTACAGCCCAGTCAGCAGGAGACTGAGGGGCCTGTGATGGTCTCAGTAGGACATTCAGAGCCTGGGAGCTCCGAGCAGATCTTTACATACCAG GACCCGAAGCTCCATGGGATATTTCCAAACAAGGGTCCCGTGTCTGGCGGGACGACCCTGACGGTGCAGGGCTCTCAGCTGCTGACGGGACAGAGGGGTGACCTGGCGGCCTACGTCGGCCTCCATCCCTGCTACAT AGTGGAGGAGGTGAATGACACCCAGGTGGTGTGTCGCACCAACCCTGTGAATCTCACTGCGGAGCTGGAGGTCAGGCTGCTCTTCGGCAAAGCGGAGAGGATTCTGCGAGACCCACCCTTCGGCTACATGGCCGATCCCGTCCTTACAGATGCGACCCCCGTGGAAAGTTTCTACGG CGGTGGGCGTGTCATCAGAGTGAAAGGGAAGAATCTGGACGTGGTGCAAAAGCCATTTATGTCCGTGGGCGTGGAGCCGGGCGACGACTGGAGCGCGCAAAGGCGGCAGTTCAGCCTGCTGACGGCGCGGGCTTACCGCGATGCCAGCGGCAGCGTTTCCAAG ATACGGGAAGCCTGTACTGATGTCTCCCCTGATCAGATGACCTGCttcaccccccccatccccagggGGCTCAGGGTCACTGGGGTGTGGTTTGAGCTGGACAACGTGAAGGTGGAGTTTGCTAGCATTGTGGGGAAGCCGTTCAAATACCACCCAGATCCGGTTCTGCGCCGCCTCAACCACGACACCCCGGAGCAGCTGTACCATTTCAAGCCTGGGGGGGTCATCGCAGTGGAG GGGGAGGGCCTGACCTTGGCAATGACCCGGGAGGAGGTGGTAGCCTGGGTGGGGCTCGGTAAGTGTGACATCAAGACTCTGGACAGCACCCATCTGTACTGCGAGCCTCCTGAGAATCAGCCAGACAGCCTAGACAGCTCCGATGGATCTCCCAGCCTCCGA GTGGTGATGGGCAAGCTGGAATTCGAGCTTGGCATGGTGCACTACGACAGCGGTGATGTTGTACCCATGCCCATGGCGGCCCAGGTGGGCTTAGCGGCGGGGGCTGCggtggtggtgctggttgtGCTAGTCATCATCTTCGTGTACAG GAGGAAGAGCAAGCAGGCTTTGCGGGACTACAAGAAGGTGCTGGTCCAGCTGGAGACCTTGGAGATCAACGTGGGAGACCAGTGCAGAAAAGAGTTCACAG ACCTCATGACGGAGATGATGGATCTCAGCAGTGATGTCGGCGGCCTGGGGATCCCATTCTTGGACTATCGCACCTACGCGGAGCGGATTTTCTTTCCcggccagaggggggcgccgttgaGCCAGAACCTGGACCTTCCAGAGACCCGCAGGCTGACTGTGGAGCAGGGCCTGGGGCAGCTCAACAACCTGCTGAACAATCGCGTTTTCCTCATTCGG TTCATCCACACTCTGGAGGCTCAGCAGAACTTCTCGCAGAGAGACCGGGGCTACGTGGCGTCGCTGCTCACCATGGCGCTGCACGACAAGCTGGAGTACTTCACCGACGTCATGAAGACTCTGCTCAGTGACCTCGTGGAGCAGTATGTGGCCAAGAACCCCAAACTGATGCTGCGCAG GACTGAGACGGTGGTGGAGAAGATGCTCACCAACTGGATGTCCATCTGCCTCTACTCCTTCCTCAAG GAGGTGGCAGGAGAGTCGCTCTACATGCTCTATCGGGCCATCAAGTACCAGGTGGACAAGGGGCCGGTGGACGCGGTGACAGGAAAGGCCAAGCGGACCCTGAATGACAGTCACCTGCTGAGAGAGGACATCGACTACTGCTCCATG ACGCTGACGGTGCTCGTAAAGAACGGCGCTGAGGTCCAGCCCTGTCCAGTTAAGGTCCTGGACGCTGACACCATCACCCAAGTCAAGGACAAGATCCTGGACCAAATCTACAAAGGAGTGCCCTTTTCCCAGAGACCTTCAGCCGACTCCTTGGATCTGG AGTGGCGatctggacaggcgggtcaccTGACCCTGTCTGATGACGATGTCACAGCAGTGGTCCAGGGCCGCTGGAAGAGGCAGAACACGCTGCAGCACTACAAG GTACCAGACGGGGCTACCGTGGCTCTTATCCCCCGCACCCAGAACTCTGGAATTATGGGAGTTAACCAGGTCTACCAGACAGGAGAGA AGGCCCCGATGCCGGAaggcgaggaggaggaggggctgCGTCTCTGGCATCTGGTGAAATCCAGCGAGGACCCAGAGATTCCCAAGCACCGGAAGAGCAgcatgagggagagagagcgagccaAGGCTATTCCCGAGATCTACCTCACACGCCTGCTCTCCATGAAG GGTACGCTGCAGAAGTTTGTGGACGACGTGTTCGTTGCCATCCTGAGCACCAAGCGCTCGCCGCCCATCGCTGTCAGATTCTTCTTCGATTTCCTGGACGACATGGCCGAGAAGCACGGCATCGAGGACCCGGAGACAGTGCACATCTGGAAGACGAACAG TTTGCCCCTGCGTTTCTGGGTCAACATCCTGAAGAACCCTCAGTTCATCTTCGATGTCCAGGTCACAGACAGCGTGGACGCGGTGCTGTCCGTCATCGCCCAGACATTCATCGACTCGTGCACCACGTCAGAACACAAAGTGGGCCGG GACTCCCCAGTGAACAAGCTGTTGTATGCCAGAGAGATCCCCCGGTACAAACAGCTAGTGGAGAG GTATTACAGTGACATCCATAATGCAGCTTCTGGCTGTTACCAGGAGATGAATTCCACCCTCACTGAGCTATCAGGG AGCTTTGCGTCAGAGATGAATGGCTTGCTGGCACTGCACGAGCTCTACAAATACATCAACAAGTACTACGATCAG ATTATCATGTCTCTGGAAGAGGATCCTGCAGGTCAGAAGATGCAGCTGGCCTATCGCCTGCAGCAGGTCGCTGCTCTGGTGGAGAACAAGGTTACTGACCTGTGA